In Macadamia integrifolia cultivar HAES 741 chromosome 1, SCU_Mint_v3, whole genome shotgun sequence, a single window of DNA contains:
- the LOC122074544 gene encoding vacuolar protein sorting-associated protein 26C-like isoform X1, which translates to MSIELKLSRSNRIYRPSELLEGKIITNFPSPIYHQGIRLNATGTVNMQVRGGTAGVIDSFYGVVKPISIMNKSVEVRSSGKLGSGTNEIPFSMTLRQQGKDNSELFYETFHGANISIQYLITVDINRGYLHKSLSATMEFIIESEKGNLLEAPVSPEMVIFYITQDTQKHPLLPELRSGGFRISGKISTQCSLLCPINGELTVEASAVPIRSIDIHLLRVESVLAGEKILIETSVIQTTQIADGDVCRNMTLPIYVILPRLLTCPTVYAGPFSIEFQVSIVINFQSDLSKLHPKSDPKTPRLWLAMETVPLKLVRTNRDRL; encoded by the exons ATGTCGATTGAGCTTAAGCTATCTCGATCAAATCGTATCTATCGCCCCTCT GAGCTTCTTGAAGGAAAAATCATCACAAATTTTCCTTCTCCGATTTATCATCAAGGAATTCGCCTCAATGCCACCGGAACCGTTAATATGCAG GTCCGTGGTGGAACGGCTGGGGTAATTGATTCGTTCTATGGCGTTGTAAAGCCTATATCCATAAT GAATAAAAGTGTTGAAGTTAGATCTTCTGGGAAGCTAGGTTCAGGTACAAACGAG ATACCATTTTCCATGACCTTGAGACAGCAAGGAAAAGATAATTCTGAACTATTTTATGAGACATTCCATGGAGCAAATATCAGCATTCAG TATCTGATAACTGTAGATATTAACAGAGGGTACCTACATAAATCTTTATCTGCCACAATGGAATTCATAATTGAAAGTGAAAAGG GAAATCTTCTTGAGGCACCTGTTTCTCCCGAAATGGTGATCTTTTATATTACTCAAGATACACAAAAGCATCCTTTGCTTCCTGAACTGCGATCAG GTGGATTCCGGATATCTGGGAAAATCTCCACTCAATGTTCTTTGTTGTGTCCTATTAACGGTGAGCTGACAGTAGAAGCATCTGCAGTTCCTATACGCTCAATTGACATCCATTTACTCCGAGTGGAGTCTGTTCTTGCTGGAGAGAAGATTCTTATTGAGACTTCTGTTATTCAGACTACACAG ATTGCAGATGGAGATGTTTGCCGTAACATGACTCTACCGATCTATGTTATACTTCCACGTCTTTTGACCTGTCCAACAGTTTATGCTGG TCCATTTTCAATTGAGTTTCAAGTATCTATAGTAATCAATTTCCAGTCAGATCTATCAAAACTGCATCCAAAATCTGATCCCAAAACTCCAAGACTCTGG CTAGCCATGGAGACTGTCCCACTGAAGTTAGTCCGAACAAATCGTGATAGGTTGTAG
- the LOC122080015 gene encoding uncharacterized protein LOC122080015, producing the protein MAGAGDDVMSVHETKPDSSEIFLASESPDCTEKYKKYEADYVHRLKAKYFSRKNLYGGVIFDSEVTIDGEIIKSSGWPCTRSFTDPVQSFKDQSMFLASAAENSTNHPNKKHKSYILFEDPKDAASVDMDKVDQLRASLDVPYVTADPSVNSEVEALSGPEAETIAQPSSMEVHAEEQTMRLEGPPVDELSIENAEASEVGAADIPSTSTCPPLTVEAAKSSKFIQERGI; encoded by the exons Atg GCCGGTGCCGGGGACGATGTCATGAGTGTCCATGAAACAAAGCCTGACTCATCAGAGATCTTTCT TGCTTCAGAATCTCCAGATTGCACTGAGAAGTACAAGAAATATGAAGCTGATTATGTTCATCGGCTGAAGGCCAAATATTTTTCCAGAAAGAACCTGTATGGAG GTGTTATATTTGACAGTGAAGTTACCATAGATGGCGAGATTATTAAGTCAAGCGG GTGGCCTTGTACACGATCATTCACAGATCCAGTCCAGAGTTTCAAAGATCAAAGCATGTTTTTGGCTTCTGCAGCAGAAAACTCTACTAATCATCCAAACAAGAAACACAAAT CATATATTCTTTTTGAAGATCCAAAAGATGCAGCTTCTGTTGATATGGATAAAGTGGACCAGTTGCGGGCATCTCTTGATGTACCTTATGTGACAGCTGATCCATCAGTAAACTCAGAGGTGGAAGCATTGTCAGGCCCAGAAGCAGAAACCATAGCGCAACCCTCAAGCATGGAAGTGCATGCTGAAGAACAAACAATGCGACTAGAAGGCCCACCAGTAGATGAGTTATCCATTGAAAATGCAGAAGCTAGTGAAGTAGGGGCTGCTGATATCCCATCCACTAGTACTTGCCCACCATTGACTGTAGAGGCAGCAAAATCATCTAAGTTTATTCAAGAGAGAGGAATTTGA
- the LOC122074544 gene encoding vacuolar protein sorting-associated protein 26C-like isoform X3, translated as MSIELKLSRSNRIYRPSELLEGKIITNFPSPIYHQGIRLNATGTVNMQVRGGTAGVIDSFYGVVKPISIMNKSVEVRSSGKLGSGTNEIPFSMTLRQQGKDNSELFYETFHGANISIQYLITVDINRGYLHKSLSATMEFIIESEKGNLLEAPVSPEMVIFYITQDTQKHPLLPELRSGLFLPWQIADGDVCRNMTLPIYVILPRLLTCPTVYAGPFSIEFQVSIVINFQSDLSKLHPKSDPKTPRLWLAMETVPLKLVRTNRDRL; from the exons ATGTCGATTGAGCTTAAGCTATCTCGATCAAATCGTATCTATCGCCCCTCT GAGCTTCTTGAAGGAAAAATCATCACAAATTTTCCTTCTCCGATTTATCATCAAGGAATTCGCCTCAATGCCACCGGAACCGTTAATATGCAG GTCCGTGGTGGAACGGCTGGGGTAATTGATTCGTTCTATGGCGTTGTAAAGCCTATATCCATAAT GAATAAAAGTGTTGAAGTTAGATCTTCTGGGAAGCTAGGTTCAGGTACAAACGAG ATACCATTTTCCATGACCTTGAGACAGCAAGGAAAAGATAATTCTGAACTATTTTATGAGACATTCCATGGAGCAAATATCAGCATTCAG TATCTGATAACTGTAGATATTAACAGAGGGTACCTACATAAATCTTTATCTGCCACAATGGAATTCATAATTGAAAGTGAAAAGG GAAATCTTCTTGAGGCACCTGTTTCTCCCGAAATGGTGATCTTTTATATTACTCAAGATACACAAAAGCATCCTTTGCTTCCTGAACTGCGATCAG GTTTGTTCCTTCCCTGGCAGATTGCAGATGGAGATGTTTGCCGTAACATGACTCTACCGATCTATGTTATACTTCCACGTCTTTTGACCTGTCCAACAGTTTATGCTGG TCCATTTTCAATTGAGTTTCAAGTATCTATAGTAATCAATTTCCAGTCAGATCTATCAAAACTGCATCCAAAATCTGATCCCAAAACTCCAAGACTCTGG CTAGCCATGGAGACTGTCCCACTGAAGTTAGTCCGAACAAATCGTGATAGGTTGTAG
- the LOC122074544 gene encoding vacuolar protein sorting-associated protein 26C-like isoform X2, with product MSIELKLSRSNRIYRPSELLEGKIITNFPSPIYHQGIRLNATGTVNMQVRGGTAGVIDSFYGVVKPISIMNKSVEVRSSGKLGSGTNEIPFSMTLRQQGKDNSELFYETFHGANISIQYLITVDINRGYLHKSLSATMEFIIESEKGNLLEAPVSPEMVIFYITQDTQKHPLLPELRSGGFRISGKISTQCSLLCPINGELTVEASAVPIRSIDIHLLRVESVLAGEKILIETSVIQTTQIADGDVCRNMTLPIYVILPRLLTCPTVYAG from the exons ATGTCGATTGAGCTTAAGCTATCTCGATCAAATCGTATCTATCGCCCCTCT GAGCTTCTTGAAGGAAAAATCATCACAAATTTTCCTTCTCCGATTTATCATCAAGGAATTCGCCTCAATGCCACCGGAACCGTTAATATGCAG GTCCGTGGTGGAACGGCTGGGGTAATTGATTCGTTCTATGGCGTTGTAAAGCCTATATCCATAAT GAATAAAAGTGTTGAAGTTAGATCTTCTGGGAAGCTAGGTTCAGGTACAAACGAG ATACCATTTTCCATGACCTTGAGACAGCAAGGAAAAGATAATTCTGAACTATTTTATGAGACATTCCATGGAGCAAATATCAGCATTCAG TATCTGATAACTGTAGATATTAACAGAGGGTACCTACATAAATCTTTATCTGCCACAATGGAATTCATAATTGAAAGTGAAAAGG GAAATCTTCTTGAGGCACCTGTTTCTCCCGAAATGGTGATCTTTTATATTACTCAAGATACACAAAAGCATCCTTTGCTTCCTGAACTGCGATCAG GTGGATTCCGGATATCTGGGAAAATCTCCACTCAATGTTCTTTGTTGTGTCCTATTAACGGTGAGCTGACAGTAGAAGCATCTGCAGTTCCTATACGCTCAATTGACATCCATTTACTCCGAGTGGAGTCTGTTCTTGCTGGAGAGAAGATTCTTATTGAGACTTCTGTTATTCAGACTACACAG ATTGCAGATGGAGATGTTTGCCGTAACATGACTCTACCGATCTATGTTATACTTCCACGTCTTTTGACCTGTCCAACAGTTTATGCTGG GTAG